One Antarctobacter heliothermus DNA segment encodes these proteins:
- a CDS encoding HAD family hydrolase: MPYDAVIFDLDGTLLDTERLAFVSGQRALARHGLTLTEPLFLSLVGIDSVTGRAILKDHFGDHDFDAIDADWQAEDRQLAEAGIPHKPGAVALLTQLAAQGTPKAIATSSRRTGAEHKLAKSALAVHFDVVVTRDCVTLAKPAPEPFLLAAQRLGVDPRRCLAFEDSNTGAKAAFAAGMTVVQVADLVRPTGQHAHHLADDLLSGAEMAGLL; encoded by the coding sequence ATGCCCTATGACGCCGTGATCTTTGACCTTGATGGCACGCTGCTCGATACTGAACGGCTGGCCTTTGTCTCTGGCCAGCGGGCCCTTGCGCGCCACGGGCTGACCCTGACGGAACCACTGTTCTTGAGCCTTGTCGGCATCGACTCCGTCACCGGCCGCGCCATACTGAAGGACCATTTTGGCGATCACGACTTTGACGCCATCGACGCCGACTGGCAGGCAGAGGATCGCCAACTGGCAGAGGCGGGCATCCCGCACAAACCGGGGGCCGTGGCGCTGTTGACCCAACTGGCGGCACAGGGGACGCCCAAGGCCATCGCCACCTCATCCCGCCGCACCGGCGCGGAACACAAGCTGGCGAAATCGGCGCTTGCGGTGCATTTCGACGTGGTGGTCACGCGCGATTGCGTCACCCTTGCAAAACCCGCGCCAGAGCCGTTCCTTCTGGCCGCGCAACGCCTTGGCGTCGATCCGCGCCGCTGCCTTGCCTTTGAGGACAGCAATACAGGGGCCAAGGCCGCCTTTGCCGCCGGAATGACCGTGGTGCAGGTCGCCGATCTGGTGAGGCCCACCGGCCAGCACGCCCATCACCTTGCTGATGACCTGTTGAGCGGGGCGGAAATGGCCGGATTGCTCTGA